GGCCGACGTGCTCGCCGTGCAGTGGCACCCGGAGGACCTCCACGCCATCTCGGTCTCCGACGCGGCGCTGTTCGCGGACCTCGTCGAACGGGCACAGAAGCGGAGCCAGAACCGGTGAGCGCCGTCGTCCGGCTCGAGGAGGTGACCCCGGCCCGGCCCATGCCCAGTCAGCCCACGGCCCACGTGGCCGTTCTGGTGTCGCTCAACTTCCCCGACATGGACGAGGCGGTGGCCGAGCTCGTTCGCCGGTTCACCCGGGTGGCGCTCGAGACGCTGGTCGAGCTCGGCGCGTCCTACGAGCTGTTGGACACCTCGACCCCGCTCGCCGACCCGACGGCCGCGGCCCGCTGCGACGGGCTGCTGCTGCTCGGCGGGGGAGACGTCGCCGGGAGCTGCTACGGCTCCTCGCTGGTCGACGTGCCCCACTCCTACGGGGTCGACGAGCGCGCCGACCGCGACGCGTTCGCGGCGATCGAGGCGGCCGAGCGTGCCGACCGGCCCGTGCTCGGCATCTGTCGGGGCGCCCAGCTGGTCAACGTCCACCGGGGCGGGACGATCATCCCCGACCTCCAGGACTTCGCCTTGCACCGCGGCGGCGATGGCGAGCCGCTGTTCCTCGACGAGAAGATCCGCCTCGTCCCCGACACCCGACTGCACGCGATCTTCGGCACCGACGGCGTCGTCGGCCGGTCGGGGCACCACCAGGCCGTCGAGGAGCTCGGGTCGGGGCTGCGGCTCGCGGCCGTCGCCGAGGACGGCGTCGTCGAGGGGTTCGACGACCCGGCCCGCTGGGTCG
This genomic window from Nocardioides marmoribigeumensis contains:
- a CDS encoding gamma-glutamyl-gamma-aminobutyrate hydrolase family protein translates to MSAVVRLEEVTPARPMPSQPTAHVAVLVSLNFPDMDEAVAELVRRFTRVALETLVELGASYELLDTSTPLADPTAAARCDGLLLLGGGDVAGSCYGSSLVDVPHSYGVDERADRDAFAAIEAAERADRPVLGICRGAQLVNVHRGGTIIPDLQDFALHRGGDGEPLFLDEKIRLVPDTRLHAIFGTDGVVGRSGHHQAVEELGSGLRLAAVAEDGVVEGFDDPARWVVGVQWHPEDDDGPTSDRLTLFGSFVAACAERRRATTPTNPTTPTTP